The following are encoded together in the Thunnus albacares chromosome 7, fThuAlb1.1, whole genome shotgun sequence genome:
- the znf609a gene encoding zinc finger protein 609a isoform X2 codes for MESPVSTPAPPPLHLLVPVANSDISSPCEQIMVRTRSVAVNTADAALATEPECLGPCEPGTSVNLEGIVWQETEDGMLVVNVTWRNKTYVGTLLDCTRHDWAPPRFCDSPTSDVEMRSGRGRGKRMRPSSNTPLNDNSNSSDNKGSGSSKTRGAAANSKGRRGSQTAGGVEDAKASPSSAKRKTKPASDMEPTSSSEDTKASKRMRTNSTGAANQLPGGKTDPLPPPQLDRTCPSPVLIDCPHPNCNKKYKHINGLKYHQARSHNDHDVRLDQDGDSEYGDDPALHPDPASCNGAAISPARSTTPKGRGFDAPSPSSGKLASKQGKKKAGEAEPEVTDGGEEGACLTDEASNDGMDDRKAKKMAAGGKPDKLTQKGVKPARPVAPAAPSAPSPYALQASSPALGSVVQSVPKSPQLKNIQPKPPPLADPASSPALAKDKKKKDKKKREGGKEGDSPKAMGKGGRPEEGKSPYSEASDALLNGSTEAHQSRLASIKAEADKVYSFSDNAPSPSIGVASRMEAGLAPPLHLNQNGADNASVKTSSPAYSDISDAGEDGEGKAEGVKVKPDPDQGPREGAKKALFPPQAPSKESPYYSNYDSYYSPSYPNPSPGAAPAAQPHVEGAQVKVKKEEEPEVGEEIKLKVEPQEERKAEPGPQQPSVIQQRSNMYTQPLYYNQYYVPPYSYSPDQAYHAHLLASNPAYRQQYEERQRQADKKAEGKEREACGKEEWKQKASVPPTLSRAPSLTDLAAKGGLNPAKPKEPLSASEQAKSVIMAKGEDPKTPAAQPEGLKMKLSEAGHHVKEEPKAGVESGRPSGVEPAMWYRQEPDSRLWPYVYPNKYSEAPKPQEEDRWKEDRERERDRKGKEERPRLKEGLQKEEAKEGAEGRTQLPPEEHRGGGKEARPPHMQFSSPLAQHQGYMPYMHGPYAYSQGYEPSHPGYRGMPSVMMQNYPGSYLQAGYSFPSYGGKVAAGEEGEKPSRSSPTVKPPSEAKALDLLQQHASQYKSKSPSIQDNKTPHERERDRERERDREREGDRPRSSPSQRILPSHHHLGYPLLSGQYDLSYASGLSSSAIVASQQASAPSMYPPARR; via the exons ATGGAGTCTCCGGTCTCCACccccgctcctcctcctctccaccttcTCGTTCCCGTCGCCAACAGCGACATCTCGTCTCCCTGCGAGCAGATCATGGTTCGCACGCGCTCAGTAGCGGTGAACACGGCAGACGCAGCGCTCGCCACCGAACCGGAGTGTCTGGGACCCTGCGAGCCGGGAACCAGCGTCAACCTGGAAGGCATCGTGTGGCAGGAGACCGAAGACG gcatgCTGGTCGTCAACGTCACCTGGAGGAACAAGACGTACGTTGGAACCCTGCTGGACTGCACGAGACATGACTGGGCCCCTCCGAG gttcTGTGATTCTCCCACCAGCGACGTGGAGATGCGAAGCGGTCGCGGTCGGGGAAAGAGGATGCGCCCCAGCAGCAACACGCCGCTGAACGACAACAGCAACTCCTCCGACAACAAaggcagcggcagcagcaaGACGCGCGGCGCCGCTGCAAATAGCAAAGGACGGCGAGGCAGCCAGACGGCCGGCGGCGTGGAGGACGCCAAGGCCAGCCCGTCCTCCGCCAAGAGGAAGACCAAACCCGCCTCCGATATGGAGCCCACCTCCAGCTCCGAGGACACCAAGGCGTCCAAGCGCATGAGAACCAACTCCACCGGCGCCGCGAATCAGCTTCCCGGAGGTAAAACCGACCCCCTGCCCCCTCCGCAGCTGGACCGGACCTGCCCGTCCCCCGTCCTCATCGACTGCCCGCACCCCAACTGCAACAAGAAGTACAAGCACATCAACGGGCTGAAGTACCACCAGGCCCGCTCCCACAACGACCACGACGTCCGATTGGACCAGGACGGAGACAGCGAATACGGGGATGACCCTGCCCTCCATCCTGACCCTGCCTCCTGCAACGGCGCCGCCATCTCCCCCGCCCGCTCCACTACACCTAAAGGGCGGGGCTTCGACGCCCCGTCGCCCTCGTCGGGGAAGCTGGCGTCAAAGCAGGGGAAGAAGAAAGCTGGGGAGGCGGAGCCGGAGGTGACGGACGGCGGCGAGGAGGGGGCTTGTTTGACAGACGAGGCCAGCAACGACGGGATGGACGACAGGAAGGCCAAGAAGATGGCGGCCGGCGGCAAACCTGATAAACTGACTCAGAAAGGCGTGAAGCCGGCCCGCCCCGTCGCCCCCGCCGCCCCCAGCGCCCCCTCACCCTACGCCCTGCAGGCGTCCTCCCCTGCTCTGGGCTCAGTGGTTCAGTCCGTCCCCAAGAGCCCCCAGCTGAAGAACATCCAACCTAAACCCCCTCCGCTGGCCGACCCCGCCTCCAGCCCCGCCCTCGCCaaggacaagaagaagaaggacaagaagaagagggagggcgGGAAGGAGGGGGACAGTCCAAAGGCGATGGGTAAGGGGGGGAGACCAGAGGAAGGGAAGAGCCCGTACTCGGAGGCGTCGGACGCTTTACTCAACGGCTCCACAGAAGCTCATCAGAGCCGGCTGGCGAGCATCAAGGCCGAGGCCGACAAGGTGTACAGCTTCTCCGATAACGCGCCCAGCCCGTCCATCGGCGTGGCCAGCAGGATGGAGGCCGGCCTCGCTCCCCCGCTCCACCTCAACCAGAACGGAGCCGACAACGCGTCCGTCAAAACCAGCAGCCCCGCCTACTCCGACATCTCGGACGCGGGCGAGGACGGAGAGGGGAAGGCGGAGGGCGTGAAGGTGAAGCCGGACCCTGACCAGGGTCCCCGCGAAGGGGCCAAGAAGGCGTTGTTTCCCCCTCAGGCTCCCAGTAAGGAATCGCCGTACTACTCCAACTATGACTCCTACTACTCCCCCAGCTACCCCAACCCCAGCCCGGGAGCCGCACCCGCGGCGCAGCCTCACGTGGAGGGAGCGCAGGTGAAggtgaagaaggaggaggagccGGAGGTCGGGGAGGAGATCAAACTGAAGGTGGAGCCtcaggaggagaggaaggcgGAGCCGGGGCCTCAGCAGCCGTCGGTCATCCAGCAGCGCTCCAACATGTACACGCAGCCTCTGTACTACAACCAGTACTACGTCCCGCCCTACTCCTACTCACCTGACCAGGCCTACCACGCCCACCTGCTGGCCTCTAACCCCGCCTACCGCCAGCAGTACGAGGAGCGGCAGCGGCAGGCCGACAAGAAGGCCGAAGGCAAAGAGCGGGAAGCTTGCGGGAAGGAGGAGTGGAAACAGAAAGCCTCGGTGCCCCCGACCCTGTCCAGAGCCCCCAGCCTCACCGACCTGGCCGCTAAGGGGGGGCTAAACCCAGCCAAGCCCAAAGAGCCCCTGTCGGCTTCAGAGCAGGCCAAGTCGGTCATCATGGCGAAGGGAGAGGACCCCAAAACCCCCGCGGCCCAGCCGGAGGGTCTGAAGATGAAGCTGAGTGAAGCAGGACATCATGTGAAAGAGGAGCCCAAAGCGGGGGTGGAGTCAGGCCGGCCGTCAGGTGTGGAACCCGCCATGTGGTACAGACAG GAGCCGGACTCGCGCCTGTGGCCCTACGTTTACCCCAACAAATACTCAGAAGCCCCGAAACCCcaggaggaggacaggtggaaggaggacagggagagagagcgcGACAGgaaggggaaggaggagaggcCGCGGCTGAAGGAGGGTCTCCAGAAAGAGGAGGCGAAGGAGGGAGCGGAGGGCAGGACGCAGCTGCCTCCCGAGGAGCACCgagggggagggaaggaggCGCGGCCCCCCCACATGCAGTTCTCCTCCCCGCTGGCCCAGCACCAGGGCTACATGCCCTACATGCACGGACCGTATGCCTACAGTCAGGGCTACGAGCCCAGCCACCCCGGCTACAGAGGCATGCCCTCCGTCATGATGCAGAACTACCCCG GCTCGTACCTGCAGGCCGGTTACTCCTTCCCCTCGTACGGAGGAAAGGTGGCGGCGGGCGAAGAGGGGGAGAAACCCTCCAGGTCCAGTCCGACGGTGAAGCCGCCCAGCGAGGCCAAAGCTCTGGACCTGCTGCAGCAGCACGCCAGCCAGTACAAGAGCAAATCCCCGTCCATCCAAGACAACAAGACCCCGCACGAgcgggagagagacagagagagagagcgagaccGGGAGAGAGAAGGCGACCGGCCGCGATCCTCGCCGTCCCAACGCATCCTGCCTTCCCATCATCACCTGGGATACCCGCTGCTGTCGGGACAGTACGACCTGTCCTACGCCTCAG gTCTCTCCTCCTCAGCCATCGTCGCCAGTCAGCAAGCGTCCGCCCCGTCCATGTACCCCCCCGCACGGAGGTGA